The Reinekea forsetii genome contains the following window.
GAAAATAATTCATTTGTGCCAGAGCTAAACGTTTATAACCGACCATAAGATCCTGCGTTAGAGCCTCGGTTTTATCCGCTGAAAAGTGAGTTCCTTGGCGCGCTCAATCCAACTGCAATATTGAATGAAATGGCTGATGTTGTCGGTAAAACTAAAGCGTCTTAGGGCAAAAATATCGTTACGCCGATGTCGGCCTATATCGATATAGCCGGGTTCGGACGAGAGCGCGGCGATCATCCCCGCCTTACGCACCATTTGTTTTTCACGCGCGCCAAAGTCGAGATCCGGCCGGCCGGTGGGGTAACAAAAAATGGGCACTGGATGGCGCAGTTCGTCCTGCAGTCGCTGCCAGCTTTGACTGATTTCACGGCGCGCATCGTCCTCTCCCATCTGAGTCAAGATCAGATGCCGGCAGGTATGGGGCCCGAACTGGATACAGTCCGATTCGAGTGCGCGCGCCTGGGCCCAGGTCATGGGTTGATAGCCGATCGGCGCGCTCGCGGGCACCCTCACCCCCAGAGTAAAAGCCAGCTGATCGAGGGCCTGGTGGGTCGATTCTATCGGTTGGCTCTTTAGGTGGCTTCTAAGCGTGCGGATGAATTGGCGTTTATGGCCCTCATCGTCTAACGCTGCGGCAAAGGATCGTGCTGCAAGGCGGATATTGACGTGGCTTAGTAGGGTGCGGGTAACGATAAATTCCAACTGATAGTCCCAGGACCAACTCTGCTTATCGAGCATGTCGGTCGCCATAAAGAGGGTAACCGGAATACGATAGCGTTCAAACAGGGGCAAGGCCAGTTCGGCCTGTTCTTGAAAGCCGTCGTCTAGGGTAAAGGCCACCGCACGCGGCGGTAAGGGTCGTTTATCGATCAGGGCCTGGGCCAGCTCGTGGATCGAAATGCCGGTATAGCCGTGGTGGGTTAAATAGCTTAGCGCCCGTTCAATGAGGGCTAACGGATGGCCGCGGACGCCGTGTCTTGGGTCGGCAATACGATGCAGCATAAAAACCGGAACGCATCGGCTGCGCAACGGTTGCATTAGCGTGCCGATAGGATGGGCGGCCAGGGCGCGTACGGTTAACTCGGATAGTGCTTTCCTTAGCATGCTCATATTTATTCCATCAAATATAACCATTAACTTTGTCACAAAATGGGGCCTAGCAATAGAGTAGTTTTGGGATCGACTCTGCAAATTTCACTATGGAATATTTTTTATAATGGGCGGGCCGATTATTTTTGTTAGCCAGACTGGCAATTTTTGCCACAGCTTGATAAGCAATTTTAACTTGGGGTTGTCGGGGTTATGACTGCGCGAGGCTGTCCCTATCGTCGTGGGATAATACCAATAGTGTGCCACCGGCAGGGCGCCCCATTGTTTTTTGAATTTATAGGTATTGGCGTCTTGGGTCGAACGGCCAAAGTCAAAAAAACCATAACCCTCGGCGATGGCGTGGGTCAGGATTTGTCGGTACATCCACATGTTCATATTCAAGCCATTGACCGACCTAAGCGTGGACGCCCAGGGTATTTCGAGCACCTCCTGATAGCCCAGTAAAAAGCCCACTGAGACCGCCTTGGCGTCAAGGTAGCAGACCACCAAGCTGGCCTTCAATTCTCGTGCGGCTAACAGTTGAGCAAACCAGACCTTGCTATACACTGGGGTGCCTAGGTCGCGCATGTTGTGGGCGAATACTCGATAGAAGTCATCGAGCAATTCCGCGCCGCCGAAGCGCACAGCTGGTTTAGATGTCTTGGCCTTATTGACCTGCGCACGTACCTTTGCACCCAGTTCGGCCTCGAGGTCGGCGTCGCGCTCCGGCAGGCGCCGAATCATGCTGACTTTTTCATCGACGCAGGGGAATGGCAGGCCTGCCAGGGTGGTGCGAATTTCGATTTGGTCCAGTGCATCCGTTGTCACCAGATTGCGCGACTGCGCGATCAGTTGCTCGGCTATATCGCGGTAGGCCGTGAGCGGCCCGCCATAATTAAAAAAGCCAACCGATACCGCCTGCCGGCCAAAGAGTCGGCTGCGCATCAGAGTGACCGGCAGGCCGCCGACGACCGTGCCCGAATCGAGCGCGAGCAAAATTTTGCAGCGATGGCCAAAGGCCGTTTGGATGGTGTTGTGAATGACCGGTAGATGATAGACACTGGCCAGGTCGGCCTGCTGCTGCACGAAATTCTGCCAGAGCGGATCTTGGGGATCTTCTAGCCAGCGCCATGCAATGTTTTTGCCATAGTGAGCCAAGGTTCGGGTAAAGCGACTCGGCAACTGCGTTCTTGTAGCGGGTGCCGACTCTTGCAATAGACGGGTGGTTGCCAACCGGATCTGCGCGATGGCCAGCTCGGTGTCACGCACCGTGCAGGAGATGCTGTGCATCTGTAATTTGAGGGCAGTAAGTTGAACCGCGTTCGCGCTAGCAGCCTTAAATAAGCTTGCGAGGCGACCCTTATCAGCCTGCATTTTTTTTAATTTTTTTGCTAAGGCTTGGCTCTGCTGCTGTAAATCTTTCAACTCGCCATAGACCTGCTCAGCCAACGGCGTGGCCAGACTGGCGTTATAGGCCTGTGGATCCTTGAGTATTTTTTTGACATCCATGTCGACTTGCTCCGCAATATGATGAGCCAATTAAGTCTCTGCCCGATGCATTAAAATCGGGTAGAATCGAACTCAGAGTTTACTGAACTTAGGCCGACAAGGGTATCCACGGTCGGCCAATTCGCAAACCCCATTGGTAAAGGAGTGCCATAATGCGGTTTCGTTTCGCCCCCCCAGCAGGGGTCTCAGTCCGGGTCGGGCATTGGCTGCCATTGCTGCCGTTGCTACTGGTCTCTGCGCTGTTGCTGTGGCTGTTGAGAGACACCCTGATACCACTCCATCAACGTTGGACGGCATGGGATGGTGCCTACTCCCACGGTTATCTGTTGGTGTTAGTGTGCACGCTGATGATTGTGCGCGATCTGCTGCCCAAGCTGCACGCCAGCTCAGCCCATTGGCGCTATGTGCCATTGGTGCTAGTGCCCTCATGGCTGTGGAGCGTTGGGTATGCCACGCAACTGGGTGTGCTGCAACAGATCGCCTTGCCGGCCCTGTTGGTCTGCCTGGTCTTGCCGGTCATAGGCTTACGGCGACTTCCCAGCCTGCTATTGCCCTTTGCATTGCTATACTTAGCCATCCCGCTCTGGGAGCTACTCTTGCCGGTATTGCGCAGTCTCACTCGTGAGGTGGCGGCCGTCGGTCTGCGCTTGCTCGAGGTGCCGGCCTATATCGATGGCTTTAACGTCAGCCTGCCCCACGGCACAGTGGTGATTGCCGGGAGCTGTGCCGGCCTCAGTTATCTACTGATGGGTCTGGTGCTGGCGAGCCTAAACAGCTACCACCGGCGCCATAGCCTAAAACATAGGATCATCAGTCTTGCTCTGATGGCGCTATTAGCCTTGGTTAGTAATTGGTTACGCGTCTTTGCCCTGATCCTAATTGCCTATTATAGCCAGATGAAAAACCCGCTGGTGTATGACCACGGTAGCTTCGGCTGGTGGATTTTTGCGGCGGTGTTTTGGCTCTATTTATGGCTGATCCAGCACTTGCCAGAGCATCCCGCAGAGGTCGCTCTCACGCCGGTCTCGCCCTCATTGCGCGCAACCCTACGCGACAGCCCTATTCTGTTGAGCACCGCCGCGTTGGCTCTGGCGCTGCCCCTGTGGTTGTTGGCGCTCAGCGAGCCACGCAGCGATGCCCATTTGAATGCCGTGTTGCCCTCCGATTGGTTGGCCGTATCCGCAGCCCATGCCAATGACCAGTATCAGCCCGAATACACCGGGTTCGATCAGCCTTACTATTGGCAGACCCAATGGTCCGATCGAACCTGGTTGATTGGCCAGCTGGTCTACTTTCAGCAATATCAGGGTAAGGAGCTGATCACTGCGCGCAACCGGATAGTGCCGTCCGATACCGGTGCCATGAACCGCACCGCACTGCGCTTGCCCCAGGGGGAGCAGAGCGGATTGGGCGTGCTGATAATACTGGGCCAACCAGATCGGTTAGTGGTCTATGGCCACCAGATCGGCAAACGCCTTGCACTCAAGCCCTGGGCTGGCAAATGGGCGCAGTTTGGTGAAGTGCTGGCCGGCCGGCCCAATGTTGCGCTCTGGTATGCCACCACCGTCTGCCGCCACCAGAAATGCTCAGCCGAACTTGCCGCGCTCAAGTCTCATCCTGAGATGGTTCTGGGCTGGGTGACGGCAACGGCGCTCTATTGATTTTGCTTCAGAGCAACGAGCCGCAGGCACGGACCCCAGACTGGATCCTAACGCCAGCCCGATAAGCGCGCGCGAAATTTTCTCGGGCTGTCGCTGGCGTCGTTGTGCAGGGCAATACGCAACAACTGGTGCGGTTGTAGGCTGTCGAGCCGGTTGATGCCGTGCTGAGTGGTCACAGCCGCCTGGTAGTGCTCTTTAACGCGCTCTAACACGGCGGTGTCAAAGTCCCCATTGGGATAACAAAACAAATTAATCGGCTGGCCCAGCCGGCGCGCCAAGCGGTCCTTGCTGGTGGCGATTTCTTGGTCCAAGACCGCCGCCGCCAGGCCCTTGTTAAGACGCCGGTGGCTGCCGGTGTGGCAACCGATCTCAACCAGGCCACTGGCCGTTAGGGCGGCCAGTTGAGTCCAGTCCATCAGCGCCGGGCCGTTGGAAGCTAACGCACTCGACCAGCCGATGGCCTCCAAGGCGTTAAATAGCGCATCTTCTGTATAGGCCTTGAGTTGGCCTATGCATTGGGCCACCCGCTCGCGCGAATAGGGCAACTCAATAAGCCGTGCCGCTTGGGCGAGCAACGGGTGACTGCGCAACGCCGGCGATTTAGCTGCGATCAATTCTGAGACTATATTGGGCCAGAACCGAAAGGGTGTGCCGATCTTATCGGCCACGGCAAAGACCGTCGCCGGTACCCGGTAGCGTTGCAAGATGGACAAGGCAAATTCGTAGTTGTCGAGCCAGCCGTCATCAAAGGTGATGGCGCACGCCTTGGCTGGTAGTGGCTGACCCGCGCTGGCCCGAGCTAACCAATCGCTTAACGACACCAGTTCAAACAGCTTTTTGGCCTCACGCAAATGCATGGCGAATACCTCGGGGGTGACCACCATGCCAGGCTCTTCCAGGTCATAGCGGGCATCGGCTTTAGGCAGGATGCGGTGGTACATTAGCACCCAGAGTTTAGCCTCTTGATTAGCTCGATTGTGTTCACCAAAAGAACTGGCGGCGAAAGTTAGCATGCCTTTAGCGCAGTATTTAATTGGACTCATCGGGTAACTCCCTAGGGCTTAAAATAGTGCTGGAGCTCATGCCAAAAGGGTTTTAGATCACCGAGCCGATTGACCTCGTGGCGTTGATTGCGAAAACGGGGCGCTGCAAAGTCGACTAAGCGTTTCAATTTGGCCCGAAACGAATAGGGCCGCTTCAAAAAAATATAGAGGCTGTCCAGGTCGCCCATCAACCACCGTAGACGTTGTTGTTCATTATAGTGATTGTTGGCGACTATCGGCTCACCGAAAAAACCGCTCACCAATTGCACCGGGAAATTAACCCCCGCATCGATCGCCAATTGTAAGGAGCCCCAGAAGCGAGTGTTCACTTCCATCAGATAGGGCGTACCGTCCTCAGCGATGCGAAATTCGACCATGGCCACGCCGTGCCAGTTCGCCGCTGAGAGCAGGGCGCTGGCATGTGCCTGCAGGCGCTGGTCAACCTTGGCCGCCTGACTCAACACGCTAACGCCGCCCTCCGGCGGTTTTTCGCGCAGCCGTTGGTGCGCAAAGAACTGTATTGCTTGACCCTGATGGTAGAGACAAAAGAGCCCCGCGCCCTGGCCGGGGATAAATTCTTGCAGCATAAAGGGGTGCTCGGCTAAGTAGCGATCGGACTGGCATACGCGGTTAAAATCCTGTGCCGAATGTAACACTCGCACGTGCGTGCTGAGCCACCGATCGCCGAGAAAAATCTTCGACAGGCTGGGTTTTAGAACCACGGGATAGACCAGAGTGGTCGGATCCAGTTCGGCCAGTCGAGTGTAAAATCGGCTGAGTGGAACCGGGATGCCGAGCACTTGAGCGGATCTCACCAAGCGACTCTTATCGGCCAGTTGCATCACCCGTGAGTAGGGTGCAAAGGCCATGGGCAAGTCGGGCAATCGCTCGGCATTGATCAGCAGTAATTGACTGGTCACCTCGGTGGTAGGAATCACCAGGTCGAACTGTCCGTTTAGACAGTTGGCCTTGACCCAGCACACAAAGGCCTCTGGCTGGTCGACAGGACTGGGGTAGCGAAGGTAGTGACTGGCGTATTTTGACCGACCCGCTAGGGCCGTGGCGCTGACATCGGCAGTGACCAGGCGGGCGCTTCGATAGTGCGATCCCAAGGCGCGGGTCACCGCGAGGGCGCTGCGTTGGTCGGCATCCATAACCAAGATAGTTCGCTGATTCGAATCCATTCGATATCGCCTAATAATTTCTCGGCAGTGTATACCAAATAAACTGCTCCGGGGAGGGGTAGGCATGAGGATCGGATCACTCACGTCAAAAAAATAAAAGGCACAACAGTGACAAGGCGTGATCAACCTATTGGGCCGTTCTATTTGACAGCTATGCAGATAAGAACGCCAACCCTCAGGCTCAGGAGGTTTAGCCAAGACTGCAAAGGTAAACTGGTTCACAAAAACGAAAAAAAATAACCTGACCGGTGAATTCAAGCCAAACACCATTAGCTTTTACAGGTTTCAGGTCGTAAGCTTTAGCCCTTATTGTTTTCACTGGATCAATGGAATGACCAGTCCCAAGCCAACTATTTTGCATGCTATCGACACCACCGGTCCCGGGGGCGCCGAGACGGTATTTCTCAATTTAGCCGACGCACTGCGTATCGATGGCTACTCGACACTGGCCCTGATCCAGGGTCCGGGTTGGTTGCAACAGCAACTTCAAGCACAGCGAATCCCCTTTGTGATCATAGCGCCCAATGGTTGGCTCTCTATTGGCTACTATTGGGCCGTCTATAGATTAATGAAACAACACAACGTTAAGTTTGTTCAAGCCCATCTGCTCGGGTCCGCTTTAACATTTGCCTTATTGCACCTAGTGACTGCCATACCGGTCGTGGCCACCTTGCATGGCCATGTCGATGTGGATCCCAATGAGCGCTTTGTGGCGTTAAAGCGATGGCTGCTGCGTAGAGGTCTGCATAGGGTGGTGGCAGTGAGCCGCCAATTAGCAGAGTACCTGGCCGACCGGAAGCTATTTGGTCGGCACCAGCTCGTGGTGATACACAATGGTATTGACGTTGCTCAGTATCAGGTAGCCAGGAGTGGACGGTTGCAAAAAGAACTGAGCTTGCCGGTACAGACCAAGTTGGTTGGCAGCATTGGCAATATTCGGCCGGCTAAGGATTACCCCAATCTTATCCAGGCTGCCGCGGTGCTATTGGCGCACAACTTAGATGTCCATTTTGTCATCGCAGGCCATCCCAAGGAGCCCTTGCAATCGAGTCTGCATGCCTTGGTGAGTAAGTTGGGCATAGATAAAAATATACATTTTTTAGGTTTTATGCCGGATACCGCCGAATTTCTGGCTCAATTAGATGTCTTTGTGTTGGCCTCAAAAAGTGAGGGGTTTTCAATTTCTACCTTAGAGGCAATGGCCGCCCGAGTGCCCATTGTCGCGACACGATGTGGCGGGCCAGAAGAAATACTGCGCCCCGATATCGATGGTCTGCTTGTCGAGACATCCTGCCCGCGGCAACTGTCGAGTGCTATAGCGCAACTGCTTGAACGGTCTAGCACTGGCCCCTCAACCATCGGACTATCTGTGGCCAGTGCCTACGATAGGGTGACATCGGACTTTAGTCTGACATCCATGATTGAACAATATGGGGCTCAAATTCAGACTTATATGCTCAACCTAAGGTAGGGGTCATTGTTGATGAAAATGCTGAGCGCCATCCCCAGACAAATAAACAGTCGCTTTGGCTCAAAGCAGGGTTTAGTGAAATATTTGTATTTTGGCGTGCGCATGCTACTTGGCAACTATGAACGTTTCGATGTAAAAAAACTTGGTAAGCCGCATAGGTTAGTATTTGTCTGCTCGGGTAATATCTGCAGAAGCCCCTTTGCGGAGGGCGTGGCCAAAAAGGTTGGCTATAGCGCGATATCCTTTGGGCTCGATACCCGAGGTGGCGATGCAGCGGATGCTCGCGCCATGGCTATTGCCGAGCAAGAGGGCATCGATCTAAGGAGACATAGAACCACTAAGGCCTGCGACTATGTGCCGCACATCGGCGACCTGATTGTGGTTATGGAACCTAAACATTTCGGCCTATACAAAAAGCTCAAGCTCGATATCCCCGTTACGCTGTTGGGACTGTACGGACCGAAGAGTCTGCCCTATATTCAAGATCCCTACTCAGCGAGTGAGGCATATTTCGCTCGATGTCAAAAAATAATATTGCATAAAACAACCAAGCTTATTGAATATGTCTCGCAGTAACCCTAGCTACACGTTAGAGCGATTTTATTTTATCAATATAAAACCCATGTGGTTTTATTTTTGGCATGAACACCCTGCCTTTTGGTGCATCTGCGGCTATCTGTTCTTCGAATACTTCCGCCCCCAATCCATATATCCGATGATAGACTTTCTGCCCTGGACAAAATTATTCTTAATTCTATCCTTGGTGCTTTCAGTGGCAGATGGTAAGGCGCAAGCTAAATTTTCCACGATACACTTTATTTTATTGTTGCTTACCCTATGGGTTTTTTTGTCCTACTCTTATGCTTATGATAAAGCCTTTTATCAGGCGCATATTATAGACTACCTGCAGTGGCCAATAATATTTATCGCCATTACTCGAATTGTTTCGACCAAAGAACGCTTCTATGTTTTTTTAATGATATTTTTTGTCTGCAACCTGAAGCTATCGATCGGCACGGCCAAAATATGGCTAATGAGTGGCTTTGCCAATATGGGCGGGAACTTAAATGGGCCGGCGGGTTTCTTTCAGAATTCAGGGGAGCTGGCGATCGAAATGCTGATTATGTTCGGCCTAAGCTTGGGATTATATAAGGCGTACTTTAACAATGAGCAACGTTTTGGCAAATTCATCATCATATTGGCTATCGGCACGTCCATTGCAACCCTCATTGGCGCGGGCAGTCGGGGGTCGCAAATCGCCCTTATTTTTATGGTCCTAATCTGGTTTCGAAGTGCACTCCTTAAGCCCACGCAGTTAATTCTTGGCGCTACTATTATATTAATTGTATGGCTGAATTTCCCCGAGGCACAAAAAGCGCGTTTCTCTACCATCGGAACCGATCGGCCGAGTCTGCAGCGACAGCTCTATTGGCAGAACGGTTATGAAATCATTCGCTCCCACCCGATAGGAGGGGTGGGGTTTTATGGCTATATTCCATATTACTACGATCACTTTCCAGACGACATGCTCTACGCCTCCGTCGGTTTGCCGCACAACATCTTTATTCAGGTTGGTACCGATCTTGGCCTGGTTGGGCTGCTCCTCTATTGCGCACTGATCTTGGCGCCATTGGTTAGAACACGGCCATATTTCGTTACCTACGCCAAAGGCGCAGACTCTATTGCGGTCATTAGGCCGATCTTAGCCGGCCTAAATTATGGTTTTGTGGGCTTCTTAGTGGCAGGTCAGTTCGTGTCGGTAGTCTATTACCCTTTTATGTGGATTTATTTGGCCCTGACTGTTACCGGCACTGCTGCCTTCCCGCTACCGAGTGGCAGGGTACGCTAATGCGCTTATTTTATTTGGATTCAGCCCGTGCGGTCTTGATGCTCCTTGGCGTTGTGTTACACGTATCAACTGTCTACTCGGTGGGCAGTAATTGGTGGGTGGTCTCGGCGGATGCCAGCCTAATTTACAATTATCTTAATAGCGCAATCCATACCTTTAGAATGCCGGCATTCTTTCTCATTTCGGGTTTTTTTAGTGCTATGGTGATCTCGAAGAAAGGCCATCGGGAATTTATTAGATCTCGATTCGCACGATTAATTGTCCCCGTAAGCGTGTGCGCCTGGCTGATAAATTATCCTCAATCAGTATTTTTAAACCGCTATGGAAACCGTAGCGTTTATTTCTTTACTGACACCGGTTGGGTCTATCATCTATGGTTTCTAAACTATCTGGTTATCTATGTGACTCTGTTGTATGGATCTAAACTGTGGCTATTGAACACGCCAGTCAGGCTGAGGCTGCCCAGCCTAATATATAACAACCTTGCCAACCTGATGGCTTCCGTCCTAGTCGTTATGTTTGGCATACACCTGTTGGCCTCTTTTTTTCAGCTTAGATATCATGAATATTTTGGT
Protein-coding sequences here:
- a CDS encoding polysaccharide deacetylase family protein; amino-acid sequence: MSMLRKALSELTVRALAAHPIGTLMQPLRSRCVPVFMLHRIADPRHGVRGHPLALIERALSYLTHHGYTGISIHELAQALIDKRPLPPRAVAFTLDDGFQEQAELALPLFERYRIPVTLFMATDMLDKQSWSWDYQLEFIVTRTLLSHVNIRLAARSFAAALDDEGHKRQFIRTLRSHLKSQPIESTHQALDQLAFTLGVRVPASAPIGYQPMTWAQARALESDCIQFGPHTCRHLILTQMGEDDARREISQSWQRLQDELRHPVPIFCYPTGRPDLDFGAREKQMVRKAGMIAALSSEPGYIDIGRHRRNDIFALRRFSFTDNISHFIQYCSWIERAKELTFQRIKPRL
- a CDS encoding FemAB family XrtA/PEP-CTERM system-associated protein, giving the protein MDVKKILKDPQAYNASLATPLAEQVYGELKDLQQQSQALAKKLKKMQADKGRLASLFKAASANAVQLTALKLQMHSISCTVRDTELAIAQIRLATTRLLQESAPATRTQLPSRFTRTLAHYGKNIAWRWLEDPQDPLWQNFVQQQADLASVYHLPVIHNTIQTAFGHRCKILLALDSGTVVGGLPVTLMRSRLFGRQAVSVGFFNYGGPLTAYRDIAEQLIAQSRNLVTTDALDQIEIRTTLAGLPFPCVDEKVSMIRRLPERDADLEAELGAKVRAQVNKAKTSKPAVRFGGAELLDDFYRVFAHNMRDLGTPVYSKVWFAQLLAARELKASLVVCYLDAKAVSVGFLLGYQEVLEIPWASTLRSVNGLNMNMWMYRQILTHAIAEGYGFFDFGRSTQDANTYKFKKQWGALPVAHYWYYPTTIGTASRSHNPDNPKLKLLIKLWQKLPVWLTKIIGPPIIKNIP
- the xrt gene encoding exosortase produces the protein MRFRFAPPAGVSVRVGHWLPLLPLLLVSALLLWLLRDTLIPLHQRWTAWDGAYSHGYLLVLVCTLMIVRDLLPKLHASSAHWRYVPLVLVPSWLWSVGYATQLGVLQQIALPALLVCLVLPVIGLRRLPSLLLPFALLYLAIPLWELLLPVLRSLTREVAAVGLRLLEVPAYIDGFNVSLPHGTVVIAGSCAGLSYLLMGLVLASLNSYHRRHSLKHRIISLALMALLALVSNWLRVFALILIAYYSQMKNPLVYDHGSFGWWIFAAVFWLYLWLIQHLPEHPAEVALTPVSPSLRATLRDSPILLSTAALALALPLWLLALSEPRSDAHLNAVLPSDWLAVSAAHANDQYQPEYTGFDQPYYWQTQWSDRTWLIGQLVYFQQYQGKELITARNRIVPSDTGAMNRTALRLPQGEQSGLGVLIILGQPDRLVVYGHQIGKRLALKPWAGKWAQFGEVLAGRPNVALWYATTVCRHQKCSAELAALKSHPEMVLGWVTATALY
- a CDS encoding polysaccharide deacetylase family protein, with product MSPIKYCAKGMLTFAASSFGEHNRANQEAKLWVLMYHRILPKADARYDLEEPGMVVTPEVFAMHLREAKKLFELVSLSDWLARASAGQPLPAKACAITFDDGWLDNYEFALSILQRYRVPATVFAVADKIGTPFRFWPNIVSELIAAKSPALRSHPLLAQAARLIELPYSRERVAQCIGQLKAYTEDALFNALEAIGWSSALASNGPALMDWTQLAALTASGLVEIGCHTGSHRRLNKGLAAAVLDQEIATSKDRLARRLGQPINLFCYPNGDFDTAVLERVKEHYQAAVTTQHGINRLDSLQPHQLLRIALHNDASDSPRKFRARLSGWR
- a CDS encoding carboxylate--amine ligase, which codes for MDSNQRTILVMDADQRSALAVTRALGSHYRSARLVTADVSATALAGRSKYASHYLRYPSPVDQPEAFVCWVKANCLNGQFDLVIPTTEVTSQLLLINAERLPDLPMAFAPYSRVMQLADKSRLVRSAQVLGIPVPLSRFYTRLAELDPTTLVYPVVLKPSLSKIFLGDRWLSTHVRVLHSAQDFNRVCQSDRYLAEHPFMLQEFIPGQGAGLFCLYHQGQAIQFFAHQRLREKPPEGGVSVLSQAAKVDQRLQAHASALLSAANWHGVAMVEFRIAEDGTPYLMEVNTRFWGSLQLAIDAGVNFPVQLVSGFFGEPIVANNHYNEQQRLRWLMGDLDSLYIFLKRPYSFRAKLKRLVDFAAPRFRNQRHEVNRLGDLKPFWHELQHYFKP
- a CDS encoding glycosyltransferase, with the protein product MTSPKPTILHAIDTTGPGGAETVFLNLADALRIDGYSTLALIQGPGWLQQQLQAQRIPFVIIAPNGWLSIGYYWAVYRLMKQHNVKFVQAHLLGSALTFALLHLVTAIPVVATLHGHVDVDPNERFVALKRWLLRRGLHRVVAVSRQLAEYLADRKLFGRHQLVVIHNGIDVAQYQVARSGRLQKELSLPVQTKLVGSIGNIRPAKDYPNLIQAAAVLLAHNLDVHFVIAGHPKEPLQSSLHALVSKLGIDKNIHFLGFMPDTAEFLAQLDVFVLASKSEGFSISTLEAMAARVPIVATRCGGPEEILRPDIDGLLVETSCPRQLSSAIAQLLERSSTGPSTIGLSVASAYDRVTSDFSLTSMIEQYGAQIQTYMLNLR
- a CDS encoding arsenate-mycothiol transferase ArsC, which encodes MKMLSAIPRQINSRFGSKQGLVKYLYFGVRMLLGNYERFDVKKLGKPHRLVFVCSGNICRSPFAEGVAKKVGYSAISFGLDTRGGDAADARAMAIAEQEGIDLRRHRTTKACDYVPHIGDLIVVMEPKHFGLYKKLKLDIPVTLLGLYGPKSLPYIQDPYSASEAYFARCQKIILHKTTKLIEYVSQ
- a CDS encoding O-antigen ligase family protein is translated as MADGKAQAKFSTIHFILLLLTLWVFLSYSYAYDKAFYQAHIIDYLQWPIIFIAITRIVSTKERFYVFLMIFFVCNLKLSIGTAKIWLMSGFANMGGNLNGPAGFFQNSGELAIEMLIMFGLSLGLYKAYFNNEQRFGKFIIILAIGTSIATLIGAGSRGSQIALIFMVLIWFRSALLKPTQLILGATIILIVWLNFPEAQKARFSTIGTDRPSLQRQLYWQNGYEIIRSHPIGGVGFYGYIPYYYDHFPDDMLYASVGLPHNIFIQVGTDLGLVGLLLYCALILAPLVRTRPYFVTYAKGADSIAVIRPILAGLNYGFVGFLVAGQFVSVVYYPFMWIYLALTVTGTAAFPLPSGRVR
- a CDS encoding acyltransferase family protein, with amino-acid sequence MRLFYLDSARAVLMLLGVVLHVSTVYSVGSNWWVVSADASLIYNYLNSAIHTFRMPAFFLISGFFSAMVISKKGHREFIRSRFARLIVPVSVCAWLINYPQSVFLNRYGNRSVYFFTDTGWVYHLWFLNYLVIYVTLLYGSKLWLLNTPVRLRLPSLIYNNLANLMASVLVVMFGIHLLASFFQLRYHEYFGRLEIYGLSLYGLMFLIGVGTYYNKKLLSTVVDSSALGLIPCGILFSLEMLYFHTMTSKLGTALVMATSIVLGIWMSAIVLALFKRYLNFSNKYMSFISGASYSIYLLHHPLVLFFGAVFNRLYWNIHLEALISIVAIFAITSLIHGYLISKYRVLSFLLNGK